DNA from Brachyspira aalborgi:
AATTTTTGTAGGAGCTATAATCGGAATATATTTATATTATTTCGACAAATCCACTTTTTTAATGTCTTTTGAATTAAATCAATTGGCTGGAATATTTGAAACCGTGAAAGTCGCTCAAGTTCCTTCTTCTACTTTATTTTTACCTTTTTTTGATACTTTTTATATAGACTTAAAAATTTTTTATATACCTTTTGCAATTTTTGTTGTAGTTAGCATGAGTAATGCCGTAAATTTAACTGACGGTTTGGACGGACTTGCGATTGGGCTTTTAATAATAATGTCTGTGGCTTTGGCTGTTTTATGTTATGTATCGGGAAACTCTCTCGTGGCTACTTATTTAAAAATTCCTTTTATATCCGATGCTGGAGAGGTAACGGTTTTTGTAGGAGCTTTAATCGGAGCGGGACTCGGATTTTTATGGTTCAACGCTCATCCCGCTCAAGTATTTATGGGAGATGTAGGAAGTTTATCTCTCGGCGGAGTTTTGGGAATTATAGCTTTATTCATTAAGCATGAACTTCTTTTAGTTATAATTGGAGCGGTTTATGTAGCCGAAGCTTTCAGCGTAGTTCTTCAAGTATTTTATTATAAAATGTTTAAGAAAAGAATTTTTAAAATGGCGCCTTTGCATCATCATTTTGAAAAATCGGGTTGGAAAGAAACTCAAGTAGTTTTTAGATTTTATATATTAGGAATAATCGCTGCAATAATCGGAATAGCGACTTTAAAAATAAGATAATTTATAAAAAAGATTTTATTTAAAAGAATTTAGGAAATATAAAAATGAAAGGCAAATTAATAGTTATAGAAGGAATTGACGGCTCGGGAAAATCTACATGCGCAAAAAATCTTACTGAAAAATTAAATTCTATTAATATAAAAACAATTTATACTTTTGAGCCTACGCATTCGCATTACGGGGCTAAATTAAGAGAAAGCATGCTGTCGGAAAATTTGGACGCCGAAGAAGAATTAACTTTATTTATCGAAGACAGAAAAGAACATATAGAATGTATGATAAAGCCCGCTTTGGAAGAAGGCTATTTTATAATTTTAGACAGATATTTTTATTCTTCAATTGCCTATCAAGGAGCTAAAGGAATAGATATTAATCGAATAATAAATATGCATAAAGATTTTATTATCAAACCCGACATAGTTTTTATTTTTCATCTTCCGATAGACATTGCCTTAAACAGAATAATATCCAAAAGAGGAATCGCCGACAGATTTGAAAACGAAACCTATTTAAAAAAAGTCGATAAAATATTTCATTCCTTTAACGAACCTTTTATTTATCATATAGACACCAATAAAGATATAAAAATCATTAACGATGAATTATTTAATATTTTAGAAAAATCTAAAATGCTTGTTCCATATTCTCTTCAATAATATTCGATATCTCTTGATTATTTGCAAGTTCGTTTGAAGAATTATTATCCAAAGTTTTTTTGCTCAAACTCTTAATTTCTAAAGCGAGTATATAAATTGAATTTTTTCTGTTTCCTTCTTTAGTAAAATAAGAATTCTGTCTTAATTCTCCGCTTACTAAAACATGACTTCCTTTACTTAAACTTGACGCGGCTTTTTCGGCGTTATATCCCCAAGTTATAAAATCAAAAAAATAAACTTCTTTTTGCAAACTTCCATTGGTATAATAATATCTGTTATTTGCCATACTAAATTTGCATAAAGATTTTCCATTTTTAGTTTTAGTAAAATTTGGGTCTCTTGTAAGTCTTCCTTCTATTACTATTATATTAGCGTTTCCTGACATAATAACTCCTCTTTGTTTAATTATTTATTAATAATAGTTAAACAAATTTTTTTGAAAAATATGCCTTTAAAATAATTAAGCTATCACAATATAAAAAATAACCTATTGAATAAAATTTAAAATATATTATAATAATAAAATACAAAAATTAAGGAGTCTCAAAATGAAAAAGATTGGACTTTTCCCAAAAATCATAATCGGCATTATACTTGGCATATTGGTTGGTTTATATTTGCCCGCTCCGATTGTAAGAATATTCGTAACTATAAGCTCAATATTTAGTTTATTCTTAAACTTTATAATTCCTTTAATGATAGTAGCGTTTATAGGATACGGTATAGCGAGCCTTACGGAAGGAGCTTCAAAATTAATAGGCGTGACGGTTTTAATAGCATACGCTTCAACTTTGCTTGCGGGAAGTATAGCTTTTTTAACGGCATCAAATTTATTCCCGATTCTTTTAAATATTACTCAATTAGGAGCTGTAAAAATTGAATCTGGACTTGAAACTTATTTTACTATTCCGTTAAAACCTCTATTTGATGTTACTTCAGCGGTTATATTTGCATTTATACTTGGAGTAGGAATTACAATGTTGCGTCCGAAAGGACAAGGAGCGGAACTTTTCGCTATAGTAAAGGATGCCGAAGAGGTTATACAATCTATACTTCAAAAAATAATTATTCCAATATTGCCAATTCATATTTTAGGAACTTTTGCCAATTTGTCTTATGCGGGAAGCATACAAAATATTTTGGTTATATTCGGCAAAGTTTTTGTAGTAGTTATAATTCTTCATTTATTATATATTACGGCATTATTTATAATATCTGGATTAATAGCTAAAAAGTCTCCTTTAATGCTTATTAAAAATCAAATTCCCGCTTATTTTACGGCTGTAGGAACTCAAAGCAGCGCCGCTACTATACCCGTTAATTTAATATCGGCAGAGAAAGACGGAGTTTCAGAACAGATTAGAAATTTTGTAGTGCCTCTTTGCGCGACTATTCACTTGGCTGGCTCTATGATAACAATAACAAGCTGTTCAACGGCGGTTATACTGATATTAGGGCAAAATCCAAATTACGGCTCAATGCTTCCATTTATACTTATGCTTGGCGTTGCAATGGTAGCGGCTCCTGGCGCGCCTGGCGGAGCTATAATGAGCGCTTTGCCTTTTCTTTATATGGTTGGAATAACGGGAGAAGAATTGCAAGGTTTAATGATAGCCTTGTATTTAACTCAAGATTCTTTTGGAACTGCGGCTAATGTTTCAGGCGATAACGCTATAGCTGTTTTTGTAGATTGGTTATATAAAACAAAAATTAAAAAAGAAGCTTAATTAAATAAATTGAAATCTTGCATAATTAATTCCTAAAGAAAAGGAGGCTTTTAAAGTCTCCTTTTTTATTATAAAAATTTGATTTTAATCTCAATCTTTTTCTTTAACTAAATAAATCATAGGAACGCTAATAATCGTGACAGCATATTTAACAAAGAAATTAAAAATAAATATTCCTATTAAAGCGTTAATTGGCAAAACCTTAAAAAAAGCAATCGCTACAAATAAAAAATTATCTACGGGAATACTGAAAGCGTTACTTATTAAAACTCTTAACCATTGATATTTTTTAGTTATTTTACTTACAAAAAAATGATAAATTTCCGTATCGACAAATTCCGATAAAGTAGATGCGATTATTGAA
Protein-coding regions in this window:
- the mraY gene encoding phospho-N-acetylmuramoyl-pentapeptide-transferase, with product MLYQIFYPLRESFFGFNIFRYITFRTAGAVATALILVFMFAPNIIEKLKKLNFGQIVRDDGPESHLAKTGTPTMGGLFIIGSVLISVLLWGKLDNVKIILLTISLIILSIAGFLDDFLKIKYKNSKGLSGKYKIFFQIFVGAIIGIYLYYFDKSTFLMSFELNQLAGIFETVKVAQVPSSTLFLPFFDTFYIDLKIFYIPFAIFVVVSMSNAVNLTDGLDGLAIGLLIIMSVALAVLCYVSGNSLVATYLKIPFISDAGEVTVFVGALIGAGLGFLWFNAHPAQVFMGDVGSLSLGGVLGIIALFIKHELLLVIIGAVYVAEAFSVVLQVFYYKMFKKRIFKMAPLHHHFEKSGWKETQVVFRFYILGIIAAIIGIATLKIR
- the tmk gene encoding dTMP kinase; its protein translation is MKGKLIVIEGIDGSGKSTCAKNLTEKLNSINIKTIYTFEPTHSHYGAKLRESMLSENLDAEEELTLFIEDRKEHIECMIKPALEEGYFIILDRYFYSSIAYQGAKGIDINRIINMHKDFIIKPDIVFIFHLPIDIALNRIISKRGIADRFENETYLKKVDKIFHSFNEPFIYHIDTNKDIKIINDELFNILEKSKMLVPYSLQ
- a CDS encoding cation:dicarboxylate symporter family transporter, which produces MKKIGLFPKIIIGIILGILVGLYLPAPIVRIFVTISSIFSLFLNFIIPLMIVAFIGYGIASLTEGASKLIGVTVLIAYASTLLAGSIAFLTASNLFPILLNITQLGAVKIESGLETYFTIPLKPLFDVTSAVIFAFILGVGITMLRPKGQGAELFAIVKDAEEVIQSILQKIIIPILPIHILGTFANLSYAGSIQNILVIFGKVFVVVIILHLLYITALFIISGLIAKKSPLMLIKNQIPAYFTAVGTQSSAATIPVNLISAEKDGVSEQIRNFVVPLCATIHLAGSMITITSCSTAVILILGQNPNYGSMLPFILMLGVAMVAAPGAPGGAIMSALPFLYMVGITGEELQGLMIALYLTQDSFGTAANVSGDNAIAVFVDWLYKTKIKKEA
- a CDS encoding single-stranded DNA-binding protein; its protein translation is MSGNANIIVIEGRLTRDPNFTKTKNGKSLCKFSMANNRYYYTNGSLQKEVYFFDFITWGYNAEKAASSLSKGSHVLVSGELRQNSYFTKEGNRKNSIYILALEIKSLSKKTLDNNSSNELANNQEISNIIEENMEQAF